Proteins from one Doryrhamphus excisus isolate RoL2022-K1 chromosome 19, RoL_Dexc_1.0, whole genome shotgun sequence genomic window:
- the rph3aa gene encoding rabphilin-3A isoform X2, translating into MRRRRSSTACWPVPPRWRPWSSSVSIASPAAWTTSGGQRAGTGTLDVFSAARLSGRRGSRPYSVCTVQNKCVIPAASNATAARVPCGCAGSAASIKKSRGVQGRGFTRGGASISFPPLCLYPDLHAPVLRTVLMKRWSLHKLISSLNHKGFQKVDHRAAKPEQPIRLCSAGPPQTTSSPAGMGPRPLMRLLSKCLPVESNRQPILLASIPLPRDHPLMEHSSRRRTTLMTPGLKPMDSNGLADPYVKLHLLPGASKSNKLRTKTLKNTLNPVWNETLVYHGISDDEMSRKTLRLSVNDEDTFGHNEFIGETRVALKKLKFNQEKKFNVCLERVIPVKKAVGGQTRGMALYEDDLNEDEDSEDRGRILVSLTYNSQQGRLVVGVVRCAHLAAMDSNGYSDPFVKVCLKPDMGKKAKNKTQIKKKTLNPEFQEEFSYEVKHGELAKKTLDISVWDYDMGKSNDFIGGCQLGIQAKGECLKHWYECLKNKDKKIERWHVLVNDNSVQFDD; encoded by the exons ATGAGGAGAAGGAGATCATCAACGGCGTGTTGGCCCGTGCCGCCAAGATGGAGGCCATGGAGCAGCAGCGTATCAA TCGCCTCTCCAGCCGCCTGGACGACATCAGGAGGACAGCGTGCGGGGACGGGCACTCTCGATGTTTTCTCTGCAGCTCGTCTTTCGGGACGCCGGGGGTCACGGCCGTACTCTGTGTGCACTGTACAAAA CAAGTGTGTCATCCCTGCGGCGTCCAACGCAACAGCGGCTCGGGTTCCGTGTGGCTGTGCAGGATCTGCAGCGAGCATCAAGAA GTCCAGAGGCGTTCAGGGGCGTGGTTTTACAAGGGGAGGGGCCAGCATCTCCTTCCCGCCCCTCTGTCTCTATCCAGACCTCCATGCTCCGGTGCTGAGAACAGTTCTGATGAAACGATGGAGCCTACACAAGCTCATCAGCAGCCTG AATCACAAAGGATTCCAAAAGGTGGACCACAGAGCGGCCAAACCGGAGCAGCCAATCAGGTTGTGTTCAGCGGGACCTCCTCAG ACCACATCGTCCCCTGCGGGGATGGGACCCCGCCCCCTCATGCGGCTGCTGTCCAAATGTCTGCCAGTAGAATCGAACCGGCAGCCAATCCTCCTCGCATCGATCCCGCTCCCCCGGGACCACCCGCTGATGGaacacagcagcaggaggaggacgaCTCTGATGACGCCA GGCTTGAAGCCGATGGACTCCAACGGGCTGGCTGATCCGTACGTCAAACTCCACCTGCTGCCTGGCGCCAGTAAG TCCAACAAGCTTCGCACCAAAACCCTGAAGAACACCCTGAATCCGGTGTGGAATGAGACGCTAGTCTATCACGGCATCTCTGATGACGAAATGTCCAGAAAGACTTTACG GCTGTCCGTGAATGACGAGGACACGTTCGGACACAACGAGTTCATCGGAGAGACGCGGGTGGCGCTGAAGAAGCTCAAGTTCAACCAGGAGAAGAAGTTTAATGTTTGCTTGGAGAGGGTTATTCCG GTGAAAAAAGCAGTGGGGGGTCAAACACGAGGAATGGCTCTTTATGAGGATGAT ttaaATGAGGACGAGGACTCCGAGGACAGAGGTCGCATCCTGGTGTCGCTGACATACAACAGCCAGCAGGGACGTCTCGTGGTGGGCGTGGTCCGCTGCGCCCACCTGGCCGCCATGGATTCCAACGGCTATTCGGACCCTTTTGTCAAAGT ATGTCTGAAGCCTGACATGGGAAAGAAAGCCAAGAACAAGACGCAGATCAAGAAGAAGACCCTCAATCCAGAGTTCCAGGAG GAGTTCAGCTACGAAGTAAAGCACGGAGAACTGGCCAAGAAAACGCTGGACATCTCCGTGTGGGACTACGACATGGGAAAGTCCAACGACTTCATCG GAGGCTGCCAGCTGGGCATTCAGGCGAAAGGCGAGTGTCTGAAGCACTGGTACGAATGTCTGAAGAACAAAGACAAGAAGATCGAACGCTGGCACGTGCTGGTCAACGACAACAGCGTCCAGTTTGACGACTAG
- the rph3aa gene encoding rabphilin-3A isoform X1, with the protein MNRSGGPPGDELTDEEKEIINGVLARAAKMEAMEQQRINRLSSRLDDIRRTACGDGHSRCFLCSSSFGTPGVTAVLCVHCTKQVCHPCGVQRNSGSGSVWLCRICSEHQEVQRRSGAWFYKGRGQHLLPAPLSLSRPPCSGAENSSDETMEPTQAHQQPESQRIPKGGPQSGQTGAANQVVFSGTSSDHIVPCGDGTPPPHAAAVQMSASRIEPAANPPRIDPAPPGPPADGTQQQEEDDSDDATTLGSLEFSVVYEQELHELHCCIIKAKGLKPMDSNGLADPYVKLHLLPGASKSNKLRTKTLKNTLNPVWNETLVYHGISDDEMSRKTLRLSVNDEDTFGHNEFIGETRVALKKLKFNQEKKFNVCLERVIPVKKAVGGQTRGMALYEDDLNEDEDSEDRGRILVSLTYNSQQGRLVVGVVRCAHLAAMDSNGYSDPFVKVCLKPDMGKKAKNKTQIKKKTLNPEFQEEFSYEVKHGELAKKTLDISVWDYDMGKSNDFIGGCQLGIQAKGECLKHWYECLKNKDKKIERWHVLVNDNSVQFDD; encoded by the exons ATGAACAGGTCTGGCGGCCCCCCAGGGGACGAGCTCACCGATGAGGAGAAGGAGATCATCAACGGCGTGTTGGCCCGTGCCGCCAAGATGGAGGCCATGGAGCAGCAGCGTATCAA TCGCCTCTCCAGCCGCCTGGACGACATCAGGAGGACAGCGTGCGGGGACGGGCACTCTCGATGTTTTCTCTGCAGCTCGTCTTTCGGGACGCCGGGGGTCACGGCCGTACTCTGTGTGCACTGTACAAAA CAAGTGTGTCATCCCTGCGGCGTCCAACGCAACAGCGGCTCGGGTTCCGTGTGGCTGTGCAGGATCTGCAGCGAGCATCAAGAA GTCCAGAGGCGTTCAGGGGCGTGGTTTTACAAGGGGAGGGGCCAGCATCTCCTTCCCGCCCCTCTGTCTCTATCCAGACCTCCATGCTCCGGTGCTGAGAACAGTTCTGATGAAACGATGGAGCCTACACAAGCTCATCAGCAGCCTG AATCACAAAGGATTCCAAAAGGTGGACCACAGAGCGGCCAAACCGGAGCAGCCAATCAGGTTGTGTTCAGCGGGACCTCCTCAG ACCACATCGTCCCCTGCGGGGATGGGACCCCGCCCCCTCATGCGGCTGCTGTCCAAATGTCTGCCAGTAGAATCGAACCGGCAGCCAATCCTCCTCGCATCGATCCCGCTCCCCCGGGACCACCCGCTGATGGaacacagcagcaggaggaggacgaCTCTGATGACGCCA ccACGCTGGGGTCTCTGGAGTTCAGCGTCGTGTACGAGCAGGAACTTCATGAGCTCCACTGTTGCATCATCAAGGCCAAG GGCTTGAAGCCGATGGACTCCAACGGGCTGGCTGATCCGTACGTCAAACTCCACCTGCTGCCTGGCGCCAGTAAG TCCAACAAGCTTCGCACCAAAACCCTGAAGAACACCCTGAATCCGGTGTGGAATGAGACGCTAGTCTATCACGGCATCTCTGATGACGAAATGTCCAGAAAGACTTTACG GCTGTCCGTGAATGACGAGGACACGTTCGGACACAACGAGTTCATCGGAGAGACGCGGGTGGCGCTGAAGAAGCTCAAGTTCAACCAGGAGAAGAAGTTTAATGTTTGCTTGGAGAGGGTTATTCCG GTGAAAAAAGCAGTGGGGGGTCAAACACGAGGAATGGCTCTTTATGAGGATGAT ttaaATGAGGACGAGGACTCCGAGGACAGAGGTCGCATCCTGGTGTCGCTGACATACAACAGCCAGCAGGGACGTCTCGTGGTGGGCGTGGTCCGCTGCGCCCACCTGGCCGCCATGGATTCCAACGGCTATTCGGACCCTTTTGTCAAAGT ATGTCTGAAGCCTGACATGGGAAAGAAAGCCAAGAACAAGACGCAGATCAAGAAGAAGACCCTCAATCCAGAGTTCCAGGAG GAGTTCAGCTACGAAGTAAAGCACGGAGAACTGGCCAAGAAAACGCTGGACATCTCCGTGTGGGACTACGACATGGGAAAGTCCAACGACTTCATCG GAGGCTGCCAGCTGGGCATTCAGGCGAAAGGCGAGTGTCTGAAGCACTGGTACGAATGTCTGAAGAACAAAGACAAGAAGATCGAACGCTGGCACGTGCTGGTCAACGACAACAGCGTCCAGTTTGACGACTAG